Genomic DNA from Paenibacillus donghaensis:
AGACCTTTGTCTGGCAAAATGCGATGGTCAACCGCCTGGCCGCTTTACTGTATGCGGTGGAGGATAAACCTGCGGACTGCGATGCGATTAGCGAAAGTCATGAGCTGATCAAGAGAAATACGAAGCTGTTCTCTTCTTTCCGGGGGAATTCGGCA
This window encodes:
- a CDS encoding DUF4003 family protein, with product MKEQYTARLELFAANAQKTKKTFVWQNAMVNRLAALLYAVEDKPADCDAISESHELIKRNTKLFSSFRGNSAISIAALLSLTADKEKRLADTPPLP